In one Rhodococcus sp. B50 genomic region, the following are encoded:
- a CDS encoding acyl-CoA dehydrogenase family protein, with product MQLSFDSDVEEFRAEFVAFLDEHLPDPSEATVRARSSADVPEWARRWQRVQFDHGWLLPGNPPEFGGRNATILQQYVHLEELSKRRIYHSFNPQGLGIIAASLLSFGTEEQKQRWAVPILRAEITAALGMSEPGAGSDLASLRTRAVLDGDHFVVNGQKVWTSGAHDADVLLTFVRTDPDAPKHKGISVLLIPTDLPGVVRRPFPSVADGDDRDFNEVFFTDVRVPAGNLIGELNGGWSVANGSLGHERTLLWLSFADRLQDLVEDFRPRTVLDRDRYATLVMDHQALKLLGSAALVRESRGAQDVPALSVLKLLGSEAVQSAAEHALDAAGPDGLVHPASTSAYVPWNLDNFSSSWFERFVRSFAGTIAGGTSEIQRNIIAERVLGLPRG from the coding sequence GTGCAACTCTCGTTTGATTCCGACGTCGAAGAGTTCCGCGCCGAGTTCGTGGCCTTCCTCGACGAGCATCTGCCCGATCCGTCCGAGGCCACCGTCCGCGCCCGATCGAGCGCCGACGTCCCCGAATGGGCACGCCGTTGGCAGCGAGTCCAGTTCGACCATGGTTGGCTGCTGCCCGGCAATCCGCCCGAATTCGGCGGCCGCAACGCGACGATCCTCCAGCAGTACGTCCACCTCGAGGAACTGTCGAAGCGGCGGATCTACCACAGCTTCAACCCGCAGGGCCTCGGCATCATCGCAGCCTCGCTGCTGTCCTTCGGCACGGAGGAGCAGAAGCAGCGCTGGGCGGTGCCCATACTCCGTGCAGAGATCACCGCAGCCCTCGGAATGAGCGAGCCCGGCGCGGGATCCGACCTCGCCTCCTTGCGGACCCGGGCGGTCCTCGACGGCGACCACTTCGTCGTCAACGGTCAGAAGGTGTGGACTTCCGGCGCCCACGACGCCGATGTACTGCTGACCTTCGTCCGCACCGATCCGGATGCACCGAAGCACAAGGGGATCAGTGTCCTGCTCATCCCCACCGACCTGCCCGGCGTCGTCCGCAGGCCGTTTCCGTCGGTCGCCGACGGCGACGACCGCGATTTCAACGAGGTGTTCTTCACCGACGTTCGTGTGCCCGCCGGGAACCTCATCGGCGAGTTGAACGGCGGCTGGTCGGTCGCGAACGGTTCGCTCGGGCACGAACGCACCCTGCTGTGGCTCAGTTTCGCCGACAGGCTGCAGGATCTCGTCGAGGACTTCCGACCCCGCACGGTGCTCGACCGCGATCGCTACGCCACCCTCGTGATGGATCACCAGGCGCTCAAGTTGCTCGGTTCGGCCGCGCTCGTCCGCGAATCTCGCGGAGCGCAGGATGTCCCGGCTCTGTCGGTGCTCAAGCTCCTCGGTTCCGAAGCGGTCCAGTCCGCCGCCGAACACGCCCTCGACGCGGCCGGGCCGGACGGTCTCGTCCATCCCGCGTCGACGTCGGCATACGTGCCGTGGAATCTCGACAACTTCTCGTCGAGCTGGTTCGAGAGGTTCGTGCGGAGCTTCGCCGGCACCATCGCGGGTGGCACGTCGGAGATCCAGCGCAACATCATCGCCGAACGCGTGCTGGGGCTGCCCCGTGGCTGA
- a CDS encoding enoyl-CoA hydratase gives MAESYILYDVADRIATITLNRPEVANAQNGSLLDELDAAWTRAGDDPEVSVIVLRAEGKHFSAGHDLRSGEPVPDKITLEMIYRNESRRYLEYSLRWRNIPKPSIAAVQGRCISGGLLLCWPCDLIVAADDASFSDPVVLMGIGGVEYHGHTWELGPRKAKEILFTGRPVTAEEAEKTGMVNRVVPRADLDTEVRALAEQIATMHPFGLRQAKRAVNQTLDVQGFYAAIQSVFDIHQTGHGNALSDSGWPVLMNLDEMKDNIR, from the coding sequence GTGGCTGAAAGCTACATCCTCTACGACGTCGCCGACCGGATCGCGACGATCACGCTGAACCGTCCCGAGGTGGCCAACGCCCAGAATGGTTCTCTGCTCGACGAACTCGACGCCGCGTGGACCAGGGCGGGCGACGATCCGGAGGTCTCCGTGATCGTGCTCCGCGCCGAGGGCAAGCACTTCTCGGCCGGGCACGACCTCCGCAGCGGGGAGCCGGTTCCCGACAAGATCACCCTCGAGATGATCTACCGCAACGAGTCCCGCCGCTATCTCGAGTATTCGCTGAGGTGGCGCAATATCCCGAAGCCGTCCATCGCCGCGGTGCAGGGCAGGTGCATCTCCGGTGGACTCCTGCTGTGCTGGCCGTGCGATCTCATCGTCGCGGCCGACGACGCATCGTTCTCCGACCCCGTGGTCCTCATGGGCATCGGTGGGGTCGAATACCACGGTCACACCTGGGAACTCGGACCGCGTAAGGCCAAGGAGATCCTTTTCACCGGCCGGCCGGTCACTGCGGAGGAGGCCGAGAAGACGGGCATGGTGAACCGTGTCGTGCCGCGCGCCGATCTCGACACCGAAGTGCGGGCACTGGCCGAGCAGATCGCGACGATGCATCCGTTCGGGCTGCGGCAGGCCAAGCGGGCGGTCAACCAGACCCTCGACGTGCAGGGCTTCTACGCCGCGATCCAGTCGGTCTTCGACATTCATCAGACGGGCCACGGAAACGCCCTGAGCGACAGCGGGTGGCCGGTGCTGATGAATCTCGACGAGATGAAGGACAACATCCGCTAG
- a CDS encoding SDR family NAD(P)-dependent oxidoreductase, giving the protein MGQLDSLHDLSGKTAVVTGGSRGIGRAIAQILAEHGADVVVASRKFDACELAAKEIEASTGSTVLPVACHVGQWDDCNALVDTTLDHFGRFDILVNNAGMSPLYQDLETITEELYDKTFGVNLKGPFRLAVRAGKYMAENDGGSIVNIGTAGSLTASVRELPYACAKAGLNALTVGLAEAYAPKVRVNSILPGPFRTDLSKAWAPPEDEEASFVPLRRMGRPEEVAPLALHLASDASSFTTGAIIRVDGGVTRKV; this is encoded by the coding sequence ATGGGACAACTTGACTCTCTTCACGATCTGAGCGGGAAAACCGCTGTCGTCACAGGTGGTTCACGCGGCATCGGCCGCGCCATCGCCCAGATCCTCGCCGAACACGGCGCCGACGTCGTCGTCGCCTCCCGCAAGTTCGATGCGTGCGAACTCGCCGCGAAGGAGATCGAGGCATCGACCGGCAGCACGGTGCTGCCCGTCGCCTGTCACGTCGGGCAATGGGACGACTGCAATGCACTCGTCGACACGACACTCGACCACTTCGGCCGCTTCGACATCCTCGTCAACAATGCCGGAATGTCACCGCTCTACCAGGATCTCGAAACCATCACCGAAGAGCTGTACGACAAGACCTTCGGAGTGAATCTCAAAGGCCCGTTCCGGCTCGCGGTCCGCGCCGGCAAGTACATGGCGGAGAACGACGGAGGGTCGATCGTCAACATCGGTACCGCAGGGTCGCTGACGGCGAGTGTGCGCGAACTCCCCTATGCATGCGCGAAAGCAGGCCTGAACGCCCTCACTGTCGGGCTGGCCGAGGCCTACGCACCGAAAGTGCGTGTCAATTCGATCCTTCCGGGCCCGTTCCGCACCGACCTGTCGAAGGCGTGGGCTCCGCCGGAAGACGAAGAGGCGTCCTTCGTTCCGCTGCGACGCATGGGCCGGCCGGAGGAGGTCGCGCCGCTCGCACTCCATCTGGCCAGCGACGCCTCGAGTTTCACCACGGGAGCGATCATCCGCGTCGACGGCGGCGTCACCCGCAAGGTCTGA
- a CDS encoding nuclear transport factor 2 family protein, with the protein MTPDELCDKYAITELLYRYATAVDTKDWRKMTSVFTEDAHLDYSSVGYPPGPRDDVLTQLQKALSYLPMSQHFITNIEVDLDGDRATVRAMFYNPMQLPGVDGLTYCGGNYHHEVVRTSEGWKSCRLVEESLWFSNHPDPAKNGSH; encoded by the coding sequence ATGACGCCCGACGAGCTGTGCGACAAGTACGCCATCACCGAACTCCTCTACCGCTATGCGACGGCGGTGGACACCAAGGACTGGAGGAAGATGACATCGGTCTTCACCGAGGATGCCCATCTCGATTACAGCTCGGTGGGGTATCCGCCGGGACCGAGGGACGACGTGCTCACACAGCTGCAGAAGGCTCTGTCGTACCTGCCGATGTCGCAGCATTTCATCACCAACATCGAGGTGGACCTCGACGGCGACCGGGCGACGGTGCGGGCGATGTTCTACAACCCGATGCAACTCCCCGGTGTCGACGGCCTGACCTATTGCGGGGGCAACTATCACCACGAGGTCGTGCGCACCTCGGAGGGGTGGAAGAGTTGTCGCCTCGTCGAGGAGAGCCTGTGGTTCTCCAACCACCCCGACCCGGCGAAGAACGGGTCCCACTGA